DNA sequence from the Callospermophilus lateralis isolate mCalLat2 chromosome 2, mCalLat2.hap1, whole genome shotgun sequence genome:
TATTTGAGTACTcccatggggtgggggtggggctttTAAGGGGAACTCATGACATATCCTAACATCTGAGATGGGTCACACAGGGAGTCCACAAAGGGAgcaacctgtgtgtgtgtgtgggggggtttgtGTGAACCGGGCTTTTAAGTCCCGGTAATTTTAAATTAAGATCTTTCtccagttttaaaaaagaaatatgatataaGTGCACACAAATGTGTCcaatttttgtattcaatttcacGGGGTTTACAGGCGCACAGAAGCTCCTAGAGCACCTGAGCAATTTagaacaggttaaaaaaaaaaatccagagaacGCGAGGGCAGGATGCTCACGATACTGGTTATGGGAGTTGGGGCCTCAGAGAAGAGGAAAACATTCTGCACCATCTAACAATCCAAGAAGCCCACTAGAAGGGCGCCCACTAGTGAGGAGGGAGCAGCCTGCAGCTGGGGGAATGAGAGTGGAGCTCAGTAAAAGGCTTCCAGTTCGGGGGATGCCGATTTCAAAAGCATCCAGTTCCTTACAGCTCTGCGATTCGGCCTTCTGGAGGAGAGGCTAACCCCGAGCCGAGTAGTGCATGCGCACAGAGCGCCACCGCACCGAGGCGGCGGCGAACGCGTAATCAGACTAGATTCGTGCCTTCCCGTGAGCCTTTGGGGCCGACTCCCGTGCGAACGCCGGAAGCAGCCATTCTTGGTTTCCGGCAATAGGACAGCGGAGGCCTTGCGACCCGGAAGTGTTCCCATTTTGCGTCGTCGGGGCTCGGCGGCTACCCGGCTCCAGGCGTACGTACCACTATGGGGTCTTCAAAGAAGCACCGCGGAGAGAAAGAGGCGGCCGGGAGCACGGCGGCGGCCGGCACTGGGGGGACCACCGAGCAGCCGCCGCGGCATCGGGAGCACAAGAAACACAAGCACCGGAGTGGCGGTGGCGGCAGCAGCGGCGGTGAACGACGGAAGCGGAGCCGGGAACGTGGGGGCGAGCGCGGGAGCGGGCGGCGCGGGGCCGAAGCCGAGGCCCGCAGCAGCGCGCACGGGCGGGAGCGCAGCCAGGCCGAGCCCTCCGAGCGGCGCGTGAAGCGGGAGAAGCGCGATGATGGCTACGAGGCCGGTGAGGGCGGGGCTTGCgcggggggcggggcggggcccggGCGCCTGCTTGAAGCTCGCCCTGGGCGCTTTTCATCTGCGCTTGTTAAAGGGTGTTGGGATTAAAGGTTGATCCCCTGCACTGAGCCCGGTGAAGACGAACGTCTTCTGTTTTCCTCAGTTGTCTTGCATGACAGGCCTTCAAATAAATGTGTTGGGGAAATAAATGAACGACTGTATGAAGTGGTATCAGTGTGTCCCGAAGCAAGAGAAAACCTGGTGTTGGGAAAATCGAGTAGAGTCCTGAGGCAGTAAGGTGGGCGGGGCCTAAATAGGGAAGGTCCCTGTgctttctgctctgctctgctcacGGTAGGGAGCCAAGGATTTGAGTTAGGGAATGGGTCAGATTCATGTTTGTGAAGCCCACTGCATTGAGAACTTGGTCAAAGACAGGACTGGAGGCCCAGGAGTCAGGAGGGCTATAAACTCACCAGTGAGGGCTGATTGTGGTCTAAACCAAGAATTTTACTAGGAGGGAGTGATTAGTAATGTTAGATTCCACAGGGGATCAAGCAAAACCAGAACTCAAGAAGGAGGCTGGTGACCTTGGAGAGGCTGGGATCCAGGGCCATGTAGAGAGAAAGAGAACTTGGGTATTTAAAAGGAGGTAGGCTATGGAGATGGGGATTCAGGGAAGGATTTGCTCCTAATGGCAGGATGCTCTATCCAGTGGTGTCCAGCTTCTTTACATAGTGTTCAGTGAAGTTCTTTGCTGTTTGTGAGGTGGAAGAGGGAGGTCCAATATGCTAAGTTATCAGTGTCCTGAACATGTCACATAGAAGAGTCACCAGTGTTTCTCAACTGCATGAATTGCATAGAGGACACTGTCATGCTGCAGACAGCCCCTGCTGTGTGGGGAGAAACAGACCCAGCAATGATGGACTGTGCCAGAGTTCATGGCAGAATGGTTAATTCTGATTAACAATTGAATGGGGCTTCATGAAGGAGGTGGTGTTTTGATCTTTGCATTTGGATAGGATTTTTTGTCAATGAGGGCAAGTCCAGATTAGATTGTTAGATTAGACAGTTTAGATTGAAGATACAGAATATACAGAAGTGGAGAGGGCAAAGTGAGGGGTACAGAAATTTGGACCTCTTGGGTCAGGAAAGGAGGATGCATAGAAGAGAGAGGGGGTCTGTCAACGGAAACTTGTGTAGAGGAGCTGTTGGGGAGCCCAGAGAGGAAGAAGCTGCTGTTGTCTGGTGTTCAGCAGGCCCAGGTGCTGGTGAGGGGCCCTCATCTTTGACCCTGCAGCTGGAGCTGGTGATGctggcttcttggccctgtgttcagCCCCTGCCATGCCTCTTGTTGTTTCAGCTGCCAGCTCCAAAACTAGCTCAGGAGATGCCTCGTCGCTTAGCATTGAGGAGACCAAGTGAGTACTATTTCCCTTGAGCTTCTGCTTTCTTCTTCTGGGGTAGCCATATTGGATGACATTCTCACACTAAAGTGGGCCATGTGGAGTTGGAAGGGTCGTATGAATTGTCTTAGCTAAGCGTTTGAGTTATAGAGGGAGGAATTAAGATGCAGGAAAAAGGATGGTATTCACTGGTTGGGGACAAGCCAAGACTAGCACCCATATTCCCTGGTAGGGAGATCAGTGCCATTTCCACTATCCAGGGCTGCCCAGGTTAGGGTCTATGTTTAGGATAGGATTACTCATTCCCACCCTAATTTTTACCTCCTATTTGTCCAAAAATGCATGTGGTGCCCCATTTCttgtgggttttgtttgtttttgtggtgttggggtgGAACCCAGAGTATCATGCGTACCAGTCAAATGTTCTTCCACTGATCTACATCTCCAACCTGACACCCCAGTTATTTGGCAGCCCCTAACACTTATATCTCTTGTCCGTAGTAAACTCCGGGCGAAGTTGGGGCTGAAACCCTTGGAGGTCAATGCCGTCAAGAAAGGTAAGTTTAGGGCTGAGGATGGGGTCAAGGGAAGGTGCAGCAACCATCAGTAAGGGTCTATGAAGAAAATGGTGTTAGAGTGCAGAGGCAGCAACACTCagtggttgtgtgtgtgtatctgccaGAGAGCACAAGGCCTCTCCTTGCTGTAGTGGGGATCTGGTGTGTGGCTTGCTCTGGTTCACCATGGCATCCTCACTCTGGCTGGAAGGTGCTCTTAGTCGGGCTGAGACTTGCACAGTTGCTGCAGACTGACTGGACTGCGTGAGAttggttttttaattaaaatagaacAACATGATTTGAGGAGGTTTGGAAAGTGTAGAAGGTCCTGTCGTTCTGTGTGGGGGACACAGGAGTATGGGGATGGAGTGGGGGCAGGGAGGTGAAGGGTTCTTCCCCTTTCCCTGGCTCCTTCTGGCCCTCTGAGCTGGAAGGGGGCAGGGTGAGTGGCTCCCTCCTCTCCCCACCAGCCATGGGCAGGCATAGCCTCACGTCTGGGCCCCCCTTCCAGAGGCGGGCACCAAGGAGGAGCCCGTGGCGGCCGATGTCATCAACCCCATGGCCATACGACAGCGAGAAGAGCTCCGGGAGAAGCTAGCAGCTGCCAAGGAAAAGCGCCTACTGAATCAAAAGTTGGGGTGAGGAGTCCCAGCCAGGGATAGGCAGAGGAGGCTGCTATTCTTGCTGCCTCATGGGTTGGGGTTGGGGAGCAGGTGGTGAGCTCCCCCAATCCTCACTCCCTTCCCTCCTCAGGAAGATAAAGACATTGGGGGAAGATGACCCCTGGCTGGACGATACTGCAGCCTGGATCGAGAGGAGTCGACAGCTGCAGAAGGAGAAGGATTTGGCAGAGAAGAGGGTGAGCAGCAGGGCAGCTGGGGTGGTTGCTAGGGGCCTCTGGGGGCTGCCAGATGAGGCTGGAGCCTGGCCTTTGAGAGGTGAGATGGCTCAGAGAGGAGGGGGACTCATGGTCGGGCCATGAATTATCTGCAGCTTGCCTGCGAGGCCTTCCCTTTTTGTGCTTCCTCTTGTTAGAGACTTGGGTGTTTGCTGGTGATGCTGAATGGCCCGAGGTCACAGGCCACCCCTCTCTGTCCCTTAGGCGAAACTGCTGGAGGAGATGGACCAAGAGTTTGGTGTCAGCACtctggtggaagaggagtttgggCAGAGGCGACAGGTAAGGCTGCAGCAGCTGGGGAGGGCAGGATGGGGGTGCTGCCACCTTGATGCTGGGATCTCAGGGTTGGGTGAGTTACAGCTCCTGACTCAGCTGGATCTTCCTCCTTAGGACCTGTACAGTGCCCGGGACCTGCAGGGCCTCACTGTGGAACATGCCATTGATTCCTTCCGAGAAGGGGAGACTGTGATCCTTACCCTCAAGGACAAAGGTGAGCGAGCTGGGTGTTCTGGAGGAGGTCCCAGACACTGCTGAGCCAAGGGCAAGGGTGGGTGGTCACTGCCTCTGCCCTGTCAGGTGTGCTGCAGGAAGAGGAGGATGTGCTGGTGAACGTGAACCTGGTCGATAAGGAGCGAGCAGAGAAGAACGTAGAGCTGCGTAAGAAGAAGCCTGACTATCTGCCCTACGCCGAGGACGAGAGTGTGGATGACCTGGCACAGGCATGCCAACAGGGTGGTGAACAGGGCAGGGCCTGGGCTGCTGAGGAGATGGGCTTCATGGCTTGTAAGGAGTCACCCTGGGTCCCAATCTGTACCTCTTTCCCTACAGCAAAAACCTCGCTCTATCTTGGCCAAGTACGATGAGGAGTTGGAAGGCGAGCGGCCACACTCCTTTCGTCTGGAGCAAGGCGGCACCGCCGATGGTCTGCGAGAGCGGGAGCTGGAAGAGATCAGGGCCAAGCTGCGGCTGCAGGCTcagtccctgagctctgtggggcCCCGCGTGGCCTCAGAGTACCTGACACCTGAGGAGATGGTGAGTGCCTCTGTGCATCGTACTGGACTGCAGATTCTTTGTGCCCCTCGGGCTGCAGGCTGCCAACTTGCACTTGGGGAGGCTGATCATTGGCACAGGGCTGGGTTCCTAGGTGGTTTGTAAATGGCGCCCAGGGGAGGAGCAGGGTGTTGATGAACAGAGACTGTTGAGCCAGATGGATCCGAGTTTGTGTTCCGGCTTTGCAATGCAGCCAGCTTGTGTCTTGGGTGAGTCATTTAACTGAGCCTGAGGTGCCCATCTGGAGTGGCAATGACAGCATCCACCTCATGAGGCTGCTGTGAATAGTGATAATGTGTGCAGATGATAATTTTAGAGGCTCACATGGATTTTGGGCTCGGAGGGACTGTGAACAGAGGCAAACAACAGGTGTGGTTGGTGTCTTGGCTAAAGGGGAAAGAGTCTTGTAGCCACACTACCAAGGCTTCCAGGCCTGGCTCTCCCACTTAGGAGCTGGACAACATTGGGCAGGGTATGTACCCTCTCTGACCACATTTCTCTCATCTCACAGTAGAGTGCTAATAGCACCCACTTCACATGTGTAtatgggaagtactggggacagtGCTTGGCACAGAATAACACTAAAGAAGTGGTCActgaactgggtgtggtggcacatacctgtaatccagcAACTCATAAGTCTAAGACAGGAGCAtgttaagttcaaggccagccttagccacttagtgagatcctattaaAACgtaaaaagaggggctggggatgtggctcaagcggtaggatgctcgcctgccatgcgtgcggcctgggttcgatcctcagcaccacatacaaacaaagttgttgtgtctgccgaaaactaaaagataaatattaaaaaaattatctcatctctctctcttaaaaaaaaaaaaaagtaaaaagaactgggggtgtggctcatagGCAGAGCACCCTGGGTAGTCCTGGGTACATCTGAAAAACAGAAAATGGTAGCCGTTCTTAAGATCATGGAGGCCTGCCTTCCACACATCTCATCTCTCCTCAGGTGACCTTTAAAAAGACCAAGCGGAGGGTGAAGAAAATCCGCAAGAAGGAGAAGGAAGTGATAGTGCGGGCGGACGACTTGCTGCCTCTTGGAGACCAGACTCAAGATGGGGACTTTGGTTCCAGGTGGGTGTGACTGCAGAAGGGGTGTGAGGCTGGGTTGGCCTGGGCCAGGGCTCACTAGAGGGGCCTCCTCCTCCCAGACTGCGGGGCCGGGGTCGGCGCCGAGTGCCTGAAGTGGAGGAGACGGCAGCCCCAGAGGATGAGGAGAAGGAGCCTGTGCCCCAGCCCCCGCCGTCAGATGACACCCGTGTGGAGAACATGGACATCAGTGATGACGGTGAGGGGCTGGTCAGCAGCAGGTGGGGATGGGTTGGGGACCAAGGAAGTGATATGAACAGGTGTCCTCCATCTCCCCACCAGAGGACGGAGGAGCTCTGCCGACAGGGTCTCCAGAGGTGCTGGAGGAGGACGAGGCGGAGCTGGAGCTGCAGAAGCAGCTGGAAAAGGGGCGTCGGCTGCGGCAGCTACAGCAGCTGCGGGACAGCGGGGAGAAGGTGAGGCCAGTGCCAGCATGACTGCGACAGCCTGTGCCCGTGAGCACCCGCATTTGTGTCAGCACAGGTGGCACTGCGTCCCACCAGGAGTCTCCTTGGTGCAGAGCCAGGTCCTGAGCGAGTTTCTGGCCTTGGTGGGGGCTCCCtgcatctgctttcctttgcccacTCTCGGGCACTTGCTATGGGTGGGGCTCTGTTCTCAAGCCTGGGCATCCTTGGCAAGCAGGACAGTCCCAGGGCCCTGTTAGTGTGCTGGGGACAGTGGTGACCTTGTGAGCAGAGAGGCAGGCAGTAGTTTCTGATAGTGACGAGAGCTGTGCAGAGTAAAACAAGGTAGCGTGAGGTCAGTGCTCAGAGAGGGCCTATCAGAGGCATCTGAGCTGAGGCCTAGGTAACACAAGGAGATTGAGGGGTGGAGGCTGTGGGACAACAGATGTCTTCAGAAGTGACCCTGGAGTGCCTGAGGCCTGGGGAGGCTGGGGTAGGGAGCGAGCAAGCAGATAGATGGAGAGCCAAGGTGAGAGGTCAGCGGGGTCAGTTTGTGTGAGGCCTGGAGGCCGTAGCCTTCCTAGCCTTCCAGGGCAGTTACATGAGGCTGGCCAGGCGGAAGTAGACATGGTGACAGAATCTCTCGGGAGCTTACTTTCTTGCAGGGGGCTGCAGGGTCAAGGGAGAAGTGAGTCCTTGAAAGGGGAATTGATTAGGTGTGGTGTGGGTGGCAGGAGGGACCCTGGAGTGGAGACTAGTTGGAAGGTCCAGTGTGAGCTGTGGGGATGGCTTGCTTATTGTACCCAGGGATAATTGGAGGGTCCCGGGTCTCAGTGGCATCACCCCAGAAACTTCTGGGTCTGCCCACAGCTGCTCCCTCCCCCAGGTGGTGGAGATTGTGAAGAAGTTGGAGTCTTGCCAGCGaggctgggaggaggaggaggatcctgAGCGAAAGGGGGCCATCGTGTTCAACGCCACCTCCGAGTTCTGCCGCACCCTAGGGGAAATCCCCACCTATGGTCTGGCTGGCAACCGGGAGGAGCAGGAGGAACTCATGGTGGGTCCCATGGCCCCCTCTTCTTGGCTGGCCATCTCTGCTCTCAGCCACAAGCCTAGTGCTCAGGGGAGGGAGTGGGCAGCCCAGGCTGACCCTAATTTCACACCCCAGGACTTTGAACGGGACGAGGAGCGCTCTGCCAATGGGGGCTCGGAATCGGATGGGGAGGAGAACATCGGCTGGAGCACCGTCAACCTGGATGAGGAGAAGCAGCAGCAGGACGTGAGGATGGGTGTGGGCAGGGGTGTCCCTTGTGCCCCAGAACCCCCACCTCGTCCCTAGAGTGGCTCTGAGGCCCAAGGGCTGGCTGGGGTTGGGAGGCTGTCCACAGGGTCCTTGCCTGGTGGGGAGTGACGGGGGGCAAGGGGGTGGGAGGAGCCTGTGTGGCTCGCTTATGCCCCACGTGTCCTCCCCAGTTCTCTGCCTCCTCCACCACCATCCTGGATGAGGAGCCCATCGTGAACAGAGGGCTGGCTGCTGCCCTGCTGCTCTGCCAGAACAAAGGTGCAGGCTGGGTGCCATGGCGGGGAGGCGGGGTGCTGCCTGTGGGTGAGGCAGGTGCAGTGCATGCCTCTGTCCCCCTCTGCTGCCTTTTTCTCAGGCCCAGTGCCATGAACATGGGGCCTTGAATCACTTTAGTTCTGGGCATTCGGTGGCAGCATCTGTCCCACTGCTGTGCTGTCAGGACTCCATGTCTCCTCAGGAAGGAGTGAGGCGAGACTGGGGTTAGGTCCCAGCTCTGCCATTTCCTGGGTGAAGGTCTTTGCCTGCGTGTGCAGTGGGCACACTCAGCAGGGCGGAGGCTCTCTAGCACCCACATGCTGGGGCT
Encoded proteins:
- the Sart1 gene encoding U4/U6.U5 tri-snRNP-associated protein 1, with the translated sequence MGSSKKHRGEKEAAGSTAAAGTGGTTEQPPRHREHKKHKHRSGGGGSSGGERRKRSRERGGERGSGRRGAEAEARSSAHGRERSQAEPSERRVKREKRDDGYEAAASSKTSSGDASSLSIEETNKLRAKLGLKPLEVNAVKKEAGTKEEPVAADVINPMAIRQREELREKLAAAKEKRLLNQKLGKIKTLGEDDPWLDDTAAWIERSRQLQKEKDLAEKRAKLLEEMDQEFGVSTLVEEEFGQRRQDLYSARDLQGLTVEHAIDSFREGETVILTLKDKGVLQEEEDVLVNVNLVDKERAEKNVELRKKKPDYLPYAEDESVDDLAQQKPRSILAKYDEELEGERPHSFRLEQGGTADGLRERELEEIRAKLRLQAQSLSSVGPRVASEYLTPEEMVTFKKTKRRVKKIRKKEKEVIVRADDLLPLGDQTQDGDFGSRLRGRGRRRVPEVEETAAPEDEEKEPVPQPPPSDDTRVENMDISDDEDGGALPTGSPEVLEEDEAELELQKQLEKGRRLRQLQQLRDSGEKVVEIVKKLESCQRGWEEEEDPERKGAIVFNATSEFCRTLGEIPTYGLAGNREEQEELMDFERDEERSANGGSESDGEENIGWSTVNLDEEKQQQDFSASSTTILDEEPIVNRGLAAALLLCQNKGLLETTVQKVARVKAPNKSLPSAVYCIEDKMAIDDKYSRREEYRGFTQDFKEKDGYKPDVKIEYVDETGRKLTPKEAFRQLSHRFHGKGSGKMKTERRMKKLDEEALLKKMSSSDTPLGTVALLQEKQKAQKTPYIVLSGSGKSMNANTITK